The Kineothrix sp. MB12-C1 genome includes a window with the following:
- a CDS encoding MBL fold metallo-hydrolase: MAKLKIGRMVLGICQTNCYFLYREGSSDAIVIDPADSGDYIYETLNENGLVVKGILLTHGHFDHIWGSEDLRRLSGAKIYASKEEKVLCEDAENNVSRQAGRAYTVVPDVYLEDGEEVTIAGITCKLIATPGHTIGSCCFYIEEEGILISGDTLFQESVGRTDFPTGSMSALTRAIKEKLFVLPDGVKVYPGHGDATEIGWEKQHNPFL, from the coding sequence ATGGCAAAGTTGAAAATCGGACGCATGGTGCTTGGAATTTGTCAAACAAACTGCTATTTTCTCTATCGAGAGGGAAGCAGCGATGCAATAGTGATCGATCCGGCAGATTCCGGAGATTATATTTATGAAACTTTAAATGAGAATGGTCTTGTAGTCAAAGGAATTCTTTTAACGCATGGACATTTCGATCACATATGGGGAAGCGAAGATCTTCGCCGGTTAAGCGGTGCGAAGATATATGCTTCTAAAGAAGAAAAGGTGCTGTGCGAGGATGCAGAGAATAATGTGTCAAGGCAGGCGGGCCGGGCTTACACGGTAGTGCCGGACGTATATTTGGAAGATGGGGAAGAAGTAACGATCGCAGGAATTACATGTAAGCTGATCGCTACCCCCGGACATACGATCGGAAGCTGTTGCTTTTATATTGAAGAAGAGGGCATTCTTATAAGCGGCGATACACTGTTCCAGGAATCGGTGGGAAGAACTGATTTCCCAACGGGAAGTATGAGTGCACTTACAAGAGCAATTAAGGAAAAGTTGTTCGTTCTTCCCGATGGAGTAAAGGTATATCCGGGGCATGGAGATGCGACGGAAATCGGATGGGAGAAGCAGCACAATCCCTTTTTGTAG
- a CDS encoding PadR family transcriptional regulator produces the protein MEELNEILSSLTLELRRGTIVLSVLSQLSKPQYGYTLVKAMEDKGVPIDTNTLYPLLRRLEKQGLLISEWETDGSKPRKYYRRTILGDAVYDRLVKQWREMTESMNHLLEQGV, from the coding sequence ATGGAAGAACTGAACGAAATATTATCATCTCTAACTTTGGAACTTCGAAGAGGGACTATTGTCCTCAGCGTTCTTAGCCAGTTAAGCAAACCGCAGTACGGATATACCTTAGTCAAGGCTATGGAAGATAAAGGAGTCCCTATAGATACCAATACTCTCTATCCGCTGCTTCGCCGATTGGAGAAACAGGGACTTCTTATCAGTGAATGGGAGACGGATGGAAGTAAACCAAGAAAATATTATAGGAGAACTATTCTGGGTGATGCGGTTTATGACAGGTTGGTAAAGCAATGGCGGGAAATGACAGAAAGTATGAATCACCTGCTGGAACAAGGTGTATAA
- a CDS encoding permease prefix domain 1-containing protein, giving the protein MKNHTSHEFVERYLYDVVRHLPEKQREDIKRELRTLIEDMIEEREESGEYSREECEKLVLNELGNPSRMARSYRGDHDALISGEYYDSYRYLLKIILICVGAGLLISNIISAMVTVIDAESITSGLWMELLGIGVTIPSALLEVFGVITLIFALLQRYHVKLDTESEAWSVEKLPPIPYKKALISRGESIVGIVFGILILVLFAYKPQLMGVWVTLGESIVSIPIFDFSAWNRAFPFIAISIMTGIISDLVKLIAGRYNYQVMITTIVMDVIGFVMAAIFLKGFPLWNADFVTKLREVTGKAITGKNDILTYFNTDVFTNGLLTLILFCFLIDAGVSVYYTLRYGNNKD; this is encoded by the coding sequence ATGAAAAATCATACATCTCACGAATTTGTAGAACGATATTTATATGATGTAGTAAGACATCTGCCTGAGAAACAAAGAGAAGATATAAAAAGGGAACTGCGTACTTTGATAGAGGATATGATAGAGGAGCGGGAAGAAAGTGGTGAGTATAGCCGTGAAGAATGTGAGAAGCTAGTACTGAACGAATTAGGGAATCCTTCCAGGATGGCAAGAAGCTATCGGGGAGACCATGATGCTTTAATCAGTGGAGAGTATTATGACAGCTACCGCTATTTATTGAAAATTATTCTTATTTGCGTTGGAGCAGGTCTCCTTATCTCCAACATTATTTCAGCGATGGTAACGGTAATAGATGCTGAATCGATTACGAGCGGATTGTGGATGGAGTTATTAGGTATAGGAGTTACAATTCCTTCCGCCTTGCTTGAAGTGTTTGGAGTTATTACTCTGATTTTTGCACTGTTACAAAGATACCATGTGAAGCTCGACACGGAATCCGAAGCTTGGTCCGTAGAAAAGTTACCGCCCATTCCTTATAAAAAAGCGCTCATTAGCAGAGGGGAAAGTATAGTGGGTATTGTGTTTGGTATCCTGATCCTCGTTCTTTTTGCTTATAAGCCGCAATTGATGGGCGTATGGGTCACATTGGGAGAATCGATAGTATCCATTCCTATATTTGACTTCTCCGCTTGGAATAGAGCATTCCCATTTATCGCTATTAGCATCATGACGGGAATTATCAGTGACCTTGTGAAGCTTATTGCCGGACGTTATAATTATCAGGTAATGATAACAACTATTGTAATGGATGTTATAGGATTTGTTATGGCTGCTATTTTCTTAAAAGGATTTCCCCTGTGGAACGCAGACTTTGTGACGAAGCTGCGGGAAGTAACAGGGAAGGCGATCACAGGGAAAAACGATATACTGACCTATTTTAATACGGATGTTTTCACAAATGGATTATTAACATTAATTTTATTTTGCTTTTTGATAGACGCAGGAGTTTCTGTTTATTATACCCTAAGGTATGGAAATAATAAGGACTGA
- a CDS encoding ECF transporter S component, whose product MKKSSLYVRRITISAAFLSIAIVLRTMFTFEVPLFGQNGMRIGIADIFSFMPAILFGPIYGMIVSGIYDILGFIIKPTGPFIPLMTITAVCGGFIRGALWSLLGHRSSKKMRVIVITCSILLLLVGISNITFLSSDGIHAGFYETVPKEEINTENMHLVSKMLISRTIDTKDPSGNLATYILFMTTGVMGSAILGIVLLFADFFISKKFLKDTQKGQVPQLLIVLLVSGLIVTTLNTFVLREVFSSWKLLPFSVIWIPRLIEEISSNTIYTYFMAMLLGVLRRQRGLQELITTPTSTKGY is encoded by the coding sequence TTGAAAAAATCATCTTTATATGTCCGCCGCATTACAATCTCTGCGGCATTTCTTAGTATTGCCATCGTTCTTAGAACGATGTTTACCTTTGAAGTCCCTCTGTTCGGGCAAAATGGTATGCGTATCGGGATTGCGGATATCTTTTCTTTTATGCCTGCCATTTTATTCGGTCCCATATATGGAATGATTGTCTCGGGAATTTATGATATTCTGGGCTTTATCATCAAACCCACCGGTCCGTTTATTCCGCTTATGACCATAACTGCTGTCTGCGGCGGCTTTATCAGAGGTGCTTTGTGGTCTCTCTTAGGTCATAGAAGCAGCAAGAAAATGAGAGTTATCGTAATAACCTGTTCTATACTCTTATTGTTAGTCGGTATCTCTAATATTACCTTCCTATCTTCGGATGGCATTCACGCCGGTTTCTACGAAACAGTACCGAAAGAAGAAATTAATACGGAGAATATGCACCTTGTCAGTAAGATGCTGATTTCCAGAACGATTGACACCAAGGATCCTTCCGGGAATCTTGCCACGTATATTCTCTTTATGACAACAGGAGTGATGGGCAGTGCCATTCTTGGAATAGTTCTCCTTTTTGCCGATTTCTTTATATCCAAGAAGTTTCTGAAAGATACACAAAAAGGCCAAGTTCCCCAGCTTCTTATTGTTCTGCTGGTTTCCGGCCTGATTGTCACTACTCTCAATACTTTTGTGCTGCGAGAAGTTTTCTCTTCATGGAAACTCCTTCCATTCAGCGTGATATGGATTCCCCGGCTTATTGAAGAAATCTCGAGCAACACGATTTATACATATTTTATGGCTATGCTCCTCGGTGTCCTCAGAAGGCAACGGGGGCTTCAGGAACTAATTACGACGCCCACATCTACCAAGGGATACTGA
- the hemZ gene encoding coproporphyrinogen dehydrogenase HemZ: MLVIYINKPQFEYDIHSLVKAFYPEEEIKVSCEEELKEAHNISIQFEETHIQMTLITVQGPRSTFGIKEVSHSKDADRQTVRDLLKQLIYKGLSEHLGKELPWGTLTGIRPTKIPMAMLEEGKGEGEILRHMKETYLISEEKGTLSIDIARREKELLSTLHYQDGYSLYIGIPFCPTTCLYCSFTSYPIGAWRKRVSDYLEALEKEMVFVAEAFRDKILDTVYIGGGTPTTLEPEELDRLLTALKTHFDLSRLQEFTVEAGRADSITREKLKVLKRHGITRISVNPQTMKEETLKLIGRQHSVSQVKEAFEAAREEGFDNINMDIILGLPEESKEDVIHTMEAIKELYPDSLTVHSLAIKRASKMNEWIEEKGIATLHNTDVTMQIAADAALDMGMDAYYLYRQKNMSGNFENVGYATPGKYGIYNILIMEEKQTIAALGAGSISKAVFPDGRIERTDNVKDVALYIERIDEMIERKRKLFAWDFSVEKQ; encoded by the coding sequence ATGCTTGTAATTTACATTAATAAACCGCAATTCGAATACGATATCCATTCTCTCGTGAAAGCTTTTTATCCGGAAGAGGAAATAAAGGTATCGTGTGAAGAAGAGCTGAAAGAAGCACATAATATATCGATTCAATTTGAAGAAACTCATATACAGATGACCCTCATAACAGTACAAGGGCCTCGGAGCACATTTGGAATTAAGGAAGTATCTCACAGTAAGGATGCTGACCGCCAGACGGTGAGAGATCTGTTAAAACAATTGATTTACAAAGGGCTATCGGAACATCTCGGAAAAGAGCTGCCCTGGGGAACGTTGACGGGAATAAGGCCTACGAAAATTCCTATGGCTATGCTGGAGGAAGGGAAAGGTGAGGGAGAGATCCTTCGCCATATGAAAGAGACATACTTAATCAGTGAGGAAAAAGGTACCCTTAGTATTGATATTGCGAGACGTGAGAAAGAGCTTCTTTCTACCTTGCATTATCAGGATGGATACAGCTTATATATCGGAATTCCTTTTTGTCCTACTACTTGCCTTTATTGTTCTTTCACCTCCTATCCGATTGGGGCATGGAGGAAGAGGGTATCGGATTATCTGGAAGCACTGGAGAAGGAGATGGTCTTCGTTGCAGAAGCGTTCCGGGATAAAATATTGGATACGGTTTATATTGGCGGCGGCACACCCACAACGCTGGAGCCGGAGGAGCTGGACAGGCTGCTTACCGCATTGAAGACCCATTTTGATCTGAGCCGCTTGCAGGAATTCACGGTGGAGGCCGGACGGGCTGACAGCATTACGAGAGAGAAGCTAAAGGTGTTGAAAAGGCACGGTATTACCCGTATTTCGGTAAACCCGCAGACGATGAAAGAAGAGACTTTGAAGCTAATCGGAAGACAACATAGTGTTTCACAGGTAAAAGAAGCATTCGAGGCAGCCAGGGAAGAAGGCTTTGATAATATTAATATGGATATTATCCTGGGGCTCCCTGAGGAGTCGAAGGAAGATGTAATTCATACGATGGAAGCTATTAAAGAGCTGTATCCTGACAGTCTGACCGTTCATTCTCTGGCAATTAAGCGGGCTTCGAAGATGAACGAATGGATTGAAGAGAAGGGAATTGCTACGCTTCATAATACGGATGTTACTATGCAAATAGCAGCAGATGCAGCCCTGGATATGGGAATGGATGCGTACTATTTATACCGTCAGAAGAACATGTCCGGCAATTTCGAGAATGTAGGATATGCGACTCCCGGTAAATACGGAATCTATAATATCCTCATTATGGAAGAGAAGCAGACGATAGCAGCCCTCGGAGCTGGGAGCATATCCAAGGCAGTATTTCCGGACGGGAGAATTGAACGGACGGACAATGTAAAGGATGTAGCCTTATATATCGAACGGATCGATGAGATGATCGAACGGAAGCGGAAGTTGTTTGCCTGGGATTTTTCTGTTGAAAAACAGTAA
- the hisS gene encoding histidine--tRNA ligase → MALSKKPVTGMKDIMPAEMQLRDYVIGVIKETYGKFGFSSIETPCVENIANLSNKQGGENEKLIFKILKRGEKLNLDTAQSEEDLVDGGLRYDLTVPLVRYYSNHANELPSPFKALQMGNVWRADRPQKGRYRQFMQCDIDILGEPSNLAEIELILATTTTLGKLGFRNFQIRINERRILKAMAAYSGFEEASYDTVFIILDKMDKIGRDGVSRELKESGFSEESITKYLELFRGMEDAEDGLSYLARKLQGVMEPEVEESLQEIIASVKATKASEFEIVFDPTLVRGMSYYTGTIFEVAMPEFGGSCGGGGRYDKMIGKFTGNDVPACGFSIGFERIILIMMEKGFEIPGESKKVAYLIEKGIGTKELCDIIAKAQEERQKGMQVLVARMNKNKKFQKEQLNAEGYMEFEEFYKDPLQK, encoded by the coding sequence ATGGCACTGAGTAAGAAGCCGGTTACCGGCATGAAGGATATTATGCCTGCAGAGATGCAGCTTCGGGATTATGTGATTGGCGTAATTAAAGAGACCTACGGAAAGTTCGGCTTTTCTTCCATCGAGACTCCCTGTGTGGAAAATATCGCTAATTTGAGCAATAAACAGGGTGGAGAGAATGAAAAGCTGATCTTTAAGATTCTAAAAAGAGGAGAGAAGTTGAATCTCGATACAGCGCAGAGTGAGGAAGACTTGGTAGACGGAGGGCTCCGTTATGATTTGACCGTTCCCCTTGTGCGGTATTATTCGAATCATGCGAATGAACTACCTTCTCCTTTTAAAGCGTTGCAGATGGGGAATGTATGGAGAGCGGACAGGCCTCAGAAGGGACGTTACCGCCAGTTTATGCAGTGCGATATCGATATTCTCGGTGAACCATCTAATTTAGCGGAAATAGAATTGATACTTGCGACGACGACGACCCTCGGTAAGCTGGGATTTCGGAACTTTCAGATTCGGATTAATGAGAGACGTATCTTAAAGGCTATGGCAGCTTATAGTGGATTCGAGGAAGCTTCTTACGATACCGTATTTATTATTTTGGATAAAATGGATAAAATAGGGAGAGATGGTGTATCTCGTGAACTGAAAGAAAGTGGTTTTTCAGAGGAAAGTATCACGAAATATCTGGAACTATTCCGCGGGATGGAAGATGCGGAGGATGGTCTTTCCTATTTAGCCCGGAAACTGCAGGGTGTTATGGAACCTGAAGTAGAAGAAAGCCTGCAGGAGATTATTGCGAGCGTGAAGGCGACAAAGGCTTCGGAGTTTGAAATCGTCTTCGATCCTACTCTTGTTCGGGGAATGTCTTACTATACAGGTACTATCTTTGAAGTTGCAATGCCGGAATTCGGCGGAAGCTGCGGTGGCGGCGGCCGTTATGATAAGATGATCGGTAAGTTCACAGGAAACGATGTTCCGGCTTGTGGGTTTTCCATAGGTTTTGAGCGTATCATTCTTATTATGATGGAAAAAGGATTCGAAATCCCGGGAGAAAGCAAAAAAGTAGCATACTTGATAGAAAAGGGCATCGGGACGAAGGAACTGTGCGATATTATTGCAAAAGCGCAGGAAGAGCGCCAGAAAGGCATGCAGGTTCTTGTGGCGCGTATGAATAAGAATAAGAAGTTCCAAAAAGAGCAGTTAAATGCGGAAGGCTATATGGAATTTGAAGAGTTCTATAAAGATCCGTTGCAGAAATAA
- the aspS gene encoding aspartate--tRNA ligase, producing MAESMKGLKRTHRCGELSGSNVGETVTVMGWVQKQRNKGGIIFVDLRDRSGLLQMIFEESDCGADNFAKAEKIRSEFVVAVVGTVEKRAGAVNENLATGDIEIRAKEIRILSEADTPPFPIEADSKTKEELRLKYRYLDLRRPDLQGNLILRSNITASIRRFLTEEGFLEIETPILGKSTPEGARDYLVPSRVHPGNFYGLPQSPQLFKQLLMCSGYDRYFQIAKCFRDEDLRADRQPEFTQVDMELSFVDVEDVIDVNERLLKFVCKEAIGLEVSLPIPRIKWIDAMNRYGSDKPDTRFEMELTDVSDVVSDCGFGVFTSALENEGSVRGINAKGQGAMPRKKIDALIDYAKGYGAKGLAYLCIEEDGSYKSSFAKFMTEEQLDTLVKAMGGEKGDLLLFAADKNNIVWSVLGALRIELAKQMGLIDENQFNFVWVTEFPLLEWDEEDKRFAAVHHPFTMPMDEDLSYLDSDPGRVRAKAYDIVLNGVELGGGSVRIFQNDIQEKMFEVLGFEKEDAYNRFGFLLNAFKYGVPPHAGLAYGLDRLVMLLVKADSIRDVMAFPKVKDASCLLTNAPDVVDEVQLEELGIAISQKEEPVDVEA from the coding sequence ATGGCAGAATCGATGAAAGGTTTAAAAAGAACGCATCGCTGCGGCGAGTTGTCTGGGAGTAATGTAGGCGAAACAGTAACCGTTATGGGTTGGGTTCAGAAGCAGAGAAATAAAGGCGGTATTATTTTTGTAGATTTACGAGATCGTTCGGGTCTTCTCCAAATGATATTTGAAGAGAGCGATTGTGGTGCGGATAATTTTGCGAAAGCGGAAAAAATAAGAAGTGAATTCGTAGTGGCAGTTGTAGGAACCGTGGAAAAAAGAGCCGGTGCTGTTAATGAGAACCTGGCAACCGGCGATATCGAAATCCGTGCAAAGGAAATTCGTATTTTATCGGAAGCGGATACACCGCCCTTTCCAATTGAAGCGGATTCTAAGACGAAGGAAGAGCTTCGGTTGAAATATCGTTATTTGGATTTGCGCAGGCCGGATCTGCAAGGAAACTTGATTTTAAGAAGTAATATTACCGCTTCGATTCGTAGATTTCTGACGGAAGAAGGATTCCTGGAAATTGAAACTCCGATTCTCGGAAAGTCCACACCGGAAGGTGCGAGGGATTATCTTGTGCCGAGCCGTGTACATCCGGGCAACTTCTATGGTCTTCCTCAGTCTCCTCAGCTCTTTAAGCAGCTTTTGATGTGCTCCGGTTATGATCGTTACTTTCAGATTGCGAAATGTTTCCGCGACGAAGACTTACGTGCCGACAGACAGCCGGAATTCACTCAGGTGGATATGGAATTATCCTTCGTGGATGTGGAGGATGTAATCGATGTCAACGAAAGATTGCTCAAATTTGTTTGCAAGGAAGCGATTGGCTTGGAAGTAAGCCTTCCTATCCCTCGTATTAAATGGATAGATGCTATGAATCGTTATGGCTCGGATAAACCGGATACCCGTTTTGAAATGGAGCTTACCGATGTATCGGATGTTGTTTCAGATTGCGGATTTGGTGTATTCACTTCGGCTTTGGAGAATGAAGGTTCTGTCAGAGGTATCAATGCCAAGGGACAGGGCGCGATGCCGCGTAAGAAAATCGATGCCTTGATTGATTATGCCAAAGGATATGGCGCTAAAGGATTGGCATATCTTTGTATCGAAGAGGATGGCAGTTATAAGTCTTCTTTTGCTAAGTTTATGACGGAGGAACAGCTCGACACATTGGTAAAGGCGATGGGTGGAGAAAAAGGAGATCTTCTTTTATTCGCTGCGGATAAAAATAATATCGTTTGGAGTGTACTCGGTGCGCTTCGTATAGAACTTGCTAAGCAGATGGGCTTGATTGATGAGAATCAGTTTAACTTCGTATGGGTAACAGAGTTCCCTCTCCTTGAATGGGATGAAGAGGATAAGCGTTTTGCGGCTGTACATCATCCTTTCACTATGCCTATGGACGAAGACCTGTCATATTTGGACAGCGACCCGGGAAGAGTGCGTGCTAAAGCTTATGATATTGTATTAAACGGTGTGGAACTGGGTGGCGGCTCAGTCCGTATTTTCCAAAATGACATTCAGGAGAAGATGTTCGAGGTGTTAGGCTTTGAGAAAGAGGATGCGTATAATCGGTTCGGATTTTTATTGAATGCTTTTAAATATGGAGTACCTCCTCATGCCGGACTTGCTTATGGTCTTGACCGCCTCGTTATGCTATTGGTGAAAGCGGACAGTATTCGTGATGTAATGGCATTCCCGAAGGTGAAGGACGCTTCTTGTCTGCTTACGAATGCACCGGATGTGGTGGATGAAGTACAGCTAGAGGAACTTGGAATCGCAATTAGCCAAAAGGAAGAACCTGTAGATGTAGAAGCGTAA
- a CDS encoding 4'-phosphopantetheinyl transferase family protein — translation MPEKWLKEKIFQLPDLSVRRSGQMGAKVIDLYIANIKALSDPKLFLKYYKKIDVVRQEKVRQCKQEMDKKRSILAGYLIQEGVREIQFRESGLQADAKPLSLTYTFGDNGKPYLKEYPKIHFNLSHSGEYVLCALSGEEVGTDIQKYKPGMRKVAERFFAEEEKRMIDLAAKRGARNVDELFCRMWSIKEAYVKLTGSGLSQGMDGFHLQFEENSPEGDHLEGGHYGQGIIFDMEKQGKSSYFRSSSFSYGEEKYSIAVCSYGEIADIKIKEVILA, via the coding sequence ATGCCGGAGAAATGGTTGAAAGAAAAAATCTTTCAACTCCCTGATTTGAGTGTCCGCAGAAGCGGGCAGATGGGAGCAAAAGTGATTGATTTATATATTGCAAATATTAAGGCATTGTCAGATCCGAAACTTTTTCTGAAGTACTATAAGAAAATTGATGTAGTAAGACAGGAAAAGGTAAGGCAGTGTAAGCAGGAAATGGATAAAAAAAGAAGCATTCTTGCAGGATATTTGATTCAAGAGGGAGTGCGGGAAATACAATTCCGGGAAAGCGGTTTGCAGGCGGATGCAAAGCCGCTTTCTTTAACATATACATTTGGTGACAATGGTAAGCCTTATTTGAAGGAATATCCTAAAATCCATTTTAATCTCTCTCATTCAGGAGAATATGTGCTCTGTGCTTTGTCGGGAGAAGAGGTCGGAACCGATATTCAAAAGTACAAGCCGGGAATGAGAAAGGTGGCGGAACGTTTCTTTGCGGAAGAGGAGAAGCGAATGATCGATTTGGCGGCTAAGAGGGGAGCCAGGAACGTAGATGAGTTATTTTGCCGGATGTGGTCCATTAAAGAAGCTTATGTAAAGCTGACAGGAAGTGGGCTTAGTCAGGGAATGGATGGCTTTCATTTGCAGTTCGAAGAAAATAGTCCTGAGGGAGACCACTTAGAGGGAGGTCATTATGGACAGGGAATTATCTTTGATATGGAAAAGCAGGGGAAGAGTTCCTATTTCCGAAGCAGCAGCTTTTCATATGGGGAAGAAAAATACAGTATTGCAGTATGCAGTTATGGGGAAATAGCCGATATAAAGATAAAGGAAGTGATCTTGGCTTGA
- a CDS encoding DUF6709 family protein encodes MKERVRFAVVSGPEYDERMVRMDYNTAKTEGNVRYGRYFIFYEGVYQWLYVYYKDIVWAYHRLEDAGGRLSRELAGNGTHSMMLVTKERKRIGIPVGSDEDAVKGLNIIQRHNRFVDIGFTREKEGKYL; translated from the coding sequence ATGAAGGAACGAGTAAGGTTTGCAGTAGTATCCGGGCCGGAGTACGATGAGCGTATGGTGCGGATGGATTACAATACTGCGAAGACAGAGGGGAATGTCCGCTATGGGAGATACTTTATTTTTTATGAGGGAGTCTACCAGTGGTTATATGTATATTATAAAGATATTGTATGGGCTTATCACCGGCTGGAAGATGCAGGCGGAAGGCTTAGCCGAGAGTTGGCGGGGAATGGAACTCATAGCATGATGCTTGTTACAAAGGAACGGAAAAGAATCGGAATACCGGTAGGAAGTGATGAGGATGCTGTGAAAGGGCTAAACATCATTCAAAGACATAATAGATTTGTAGATATTGGTTTCACAAGAGAAAAAGAGGGGAAATATTTATGA